The bacterium genome contains a region encoding:
- the cpdA gene encoding 3',5'-cyclic adenosine monophosphate phosphodiesterase CpdA → MIHWSRREILRGLGLTGAGLGLGFAGAAELLAAPPAVPRGTAFLDWIRVQPQVPSRFSFCVMGDNRPNTKIFDQIAARTNGLRPAFTIHLGDIVDDGTVKQWELVSPSLQAFAAPMIATPGNHDRYLAGPKGFDIRLWELEFGPREWDFTVGGWHFVAIDTALGHVTKKQQEWLDQVLDDNMPTMVFTHYPPSIDRWKVHALYTGTTEFLALLKKHTVEHLFCGHNHLFDTMQLGPTSGVITAGAGSWLYKKWGFGVLKHHVTHVEIEGAKATVTMEPI, encoded by the coding sequence ATGATCCACTGGAGTCGACGGGAGATCCTGCGGGGACTCGGACTCACCGGAGCTGGTCTCGGACTGGGCTTTGCCGGAGCTGCCGAACTCCTGGCGGCGCCACCGGCGGTCCCGAGGGGTACAGCCTTTCTGGACTGGATTCGCGTCCAGCCGCAGGTCCCCAGCCGTTTCAGTTTCTGTGTCATGGGCGATAACCGCCCCAATACCAAAATCTTCGACCAGATCGCGGCCCGCACCAATGGTCTGCGACCCGCCTTCACCATCCACCTGGGCGACATCGTGGATGACGGCACCGTGAAGCAGTGGGAACTGGTCTCCCCGAGTCTCCAGGCCTTCGCCGCCCCAATGATCGCGACTCCCGGCAACCACGACCGCTATCTGGCAGGTCCCAAGGGCTTCGACATCCGGTTGTGGGAACTGGAGTTCGGCCCCCGGGAATGGGACTTCACGGTCGGCGGCTGGCACTTTGTGGCCATCGACACCGCCCTGGGGCATGTAACCAAAAAGCAGCAGGAGTGGCTCGATCAGGTTCTCGATGACAACATGCCGACCATGGTCTTCACACACTATCCCCCCTCGATCGACCGCTGGAAAGTCCACGCACTCTACACCGGCACCACCGAGTTTCTCGCGCTGCTCAAGAAGCATACGGTGGAGCATCTCTTCTGTGGGCACAACCATCTGTTTGACACCATGCAGCTCGGTCCGACCAGCGGAGTCATCACCGCCGGTGCCGGGAGCTGGCTCTATAAAAAGTGGGGCTTCGGCGTGCTGAAGCATCATGTCACCCATGTTGAAATCGAAGGCGCGAAAGCCACGGTCACCATGGAACCCATCTGA
- the thiE_3 gene encoding Thiamine-phosphate synthase: MSLTTDLTGPLPRLCFITDPERTGGRPLAKVVERVCRGGCRMVQVRAPRLPDREFYLLARQLTHIANSFGALAIINDRIDICHAVGAQGVHLGANDLPLRVARPLLGPDKLLGYSAHALKELRRAGQEGADYVTFSPLFPLTHKASPDEPWGIAGYAEALRHVTLPVYALGGVRESHLPDLITAGDARHPVHLAVTALLSEAPDISAATEATLRALHPEWDPAVPFTGEARYTFDPADTEDWDVGLSEGRRAREDENE, encoded by the coding sequence ATGTCCCTGACAACTGACCTGACTGGCCCGCTCCCCCGCCTCTGCTTCATTACGGATCCGGAGCGGACCGGGGGACGGCCGCTGGCCAAGGTGGTGGAGCGGGTCTGCCGTGGCGGATGCCGGATGGTGCAGGTCCGGGCCCCCAGGCTCCCGGACCGGGAGTTTTATCTGCTGGCGCGTCAGCTGACCCACATCGCGAACAGTTTCGGTGCACTGGCGATCATCAACGACCGCATCGATATCTGCCATGCGGTCGGCGCGCAGGGGGTCCACCTCGGGGCGAATGATCTGCCATTGCGTGTGGCGCGTCCCTTGCTGGGACCGGACAAGCTGCTGGGGTACAGCGCCCACGCCCTGAAGGAACTGCGGCGGGCTGGGCAGGAGGGGGCGGACTATGTCACCTTTTCGCCTCTGTTCCCCCTGACGCACAAAGCGAGTCCCGATGAACCCTGGGGCATCGCGGGTTACGCCGAGGCGCTGCGGCATGTCACGCTGCCGGTCTATGCCCTGGGCGGAGTCCGGGAGTCGCATCTGCCGGACCTCATCACTGCCGGTGATGCCCGACACCCGGTGCACCTGGCCGTGACCGCGCTCCTGTCGGAGGCCCCGGATATCAGCGCCGCGACTGAGGCAACACTCCGGGCGCTCCACCCGGAATGGGACCCGGCGGTCCCATTCACCGGCGAAGCCCGGTACACTTTTGATCCAGCCGACACCGAAGACTGGGATGTGGGCCTGAGTGAGGGGCGTCGCGCCCGGGAGGACGAAAACGAATGA
- the dxr gene encoding 1-deoxy-D-xylulose 5-phosphate reductoisomerase has translation MTPRPVSVLGLTGSIGTTAAGILRRYPDRFRVVAASCGQRIEAFAPLVREFQPELVAVEDDQGALRLASLLSDLPHPPRIEIGMPGQVACATHPDAAIVLNALVGGRGLYATAAALRSGKQVALANKESLVVGGTVLLREGSAGGGHLIPVDSEHSAIFQCLQGPEAGRQIQRLILTASGGPMRTWSADRIQQATIAEALNHPTWQMGPKITIDSATLMNKGLEVIEATLLFGVPVDQVEVVIHPQSIIHSLVEFTDGSVLAQLGYPSMELPIQYALTWPERLPSTLRPLDLADLAQLTFEAPDEERFPCLRLAREAAARGGFAPAVLNGANEAAVAQFLAGEIPFGQIAVRIEAALRDAPTAEPGSVEALIAAHEAAMGLPVS, from the coding sequence ATGACACCTCGCCCTGTTAGCGTGCTGGGGCTCACAGGTTCCATCGGAACCACCGCTGCCGGGATTCTCCGGCGGTACCCCGACCGCTTTCGTGTGGTGGCCGCCTCCTGCGGCCAGCGGATCGAGGCCTTTGCTCCTCTGGTCCGGGAGTTCCAGCCGGAGTTGGTCGCGGTGGAAGATGACCAGGGAGCCTTACGTCTGGCGTCCCTCCTCAGCGATTTGCCACATCCGCCCCGGATCGAGATCGGAATGCCCGGCCAGGTCGCCTGCGCCACGCACCCCGATGCCGCCATTGTCCTCAACGCCCTGGTGGGGGGGCGGGGACTCTATGCCACCGCTGCTGCCCTGCGGTCCGGCAAGCAGGTCGCGCTGGCGAATAAGGAAAGCCTGGTGGTGGGGGGAACGGTTCTCCTGCGGGAGGGGTCGGCCGGTGGCGGCCATCTGATCCCCGTGGACTCGGAACATTCCGCCATCTTCCAGTGCCTGCAGGGACCGGAGGCGGGACGGCAAATTCAGCGCCTTATCCTGACAGCTTCGGGCGGACCGATGCGGACCTGGTCCGCGGACCGGATTCAGCAGGCGACCATCGCCGAGGCCCTGAATCACCCCACCTGGCAGATGGGGCCCAAGATCACCATCGACTCCGCAACCCTGATGAACAAAGGGCTGGAAGTGATCGAAGCGACCCTCCTCTTCGGGGTCCCGGTAGATCAGGTCGAGGTGGTGATTCACCCCCAGAGCATCATCCATTCGCTGGTGGAGTTCACCGATGGCTCGGTCCTCGCGCAGCTGGGCTATCCGAGCATGGAACTGCCGATTCAATATGCCCTGACCTGGCCGGAGCGACTTCCTTCGACCCTCCGTCCCCTGGACCTGGCTGATCTGGCGCAACTGACGTTCGAGGCTCCTGACGAGGAGCGGTTCCCCTGCCTGCGCCTCGCCCGGGAAGCGGCAGCCCGGGGCGGATTCGCTCCTGCGGTCCTCAATGGCGCGAACGAAGCGGCCGTGGCGCAGTTCCTGGCCGGGGAGATTCCGTTTGGTCAGATCGCAGTCCGGATCGAGGCAGCGCTCCGCGACGCCCCGACTGCTGAACCAGGGTCCGTGGAAGCGCTCATCGCGGCCCACGAAGCGGCCATGGGACTGCCCGTGAGCTAG